In Fimbriiglobus ruber, a genomic segment contains:
- a CDS encoding tyrosine-protein phosphatase — MSEPSSKRSWLRRSRVLRWATVVIALGMLAVGYRAVQVFAGTNRHEVVEGRVYRSAQPTGPQLNEYLAAHHIRTVVNLRGAATHIDEPRNAWYRAEVVASHDHNVSQEDITLSARLLPPPVEMKRLVDVLDHTEYPVLFHCKQGADRTGLASTLYLLLYTDATPAAARRQLWPVYGHIALGATAPMDEFFDRYEDWLADQKTTHSPDRLRHWLLDVYSPGPARSELIWLEKPPDPVPVGRPFAARIRAVNRSTETWEFKPGNQAGIHLQYGVGNEQFQMIYRGEAGLFRATVAPGESIDLVLAVPSLKTPGRYALAAEMIDGTGASVPVRQNSFVKFGDESVMTQVNVK, encoded by the coding sequence ATGAGTGAACCGTCCTCTAAACGCTCGTGGCTGCGTCGCTCCCGCGTCCTGCGGTGGGCCACAGTCGTCATCGCGCTGGGGATGCTCGCGGTCGGATACCGAGCCGTGCAGGTGTTCGCCGGAACCAACCGGCACGAGGTCGTTGAGGGCCGCGTGTACCGTAGTGCCCAGCCGACCGGCCCGCAACTGAACGAATACCTGGCGGCCCACCACATCCGCACGGTCGTCAACCTGCGGGGGGCCGCGACCCACATCGACGAACCGCGGAACGCGTGGTACCGGGCCGAAGTCGTCGCCTCGCACGACCACAACGTCTCTCAGGAAGACATCACTCTGTCCGCCCGGCTGCTGCCGCCGCCGGTCGAGATGAAGCGGCTCGTGGACGTCCTCGACCACACCGAATACCCGGTGCTGTTTCACTGCAAACAGGGGGCGGACCGGACCGGGCTGGCGTCCACCCTCTACCTTCTGCTATACACCGACGCGACCCCGGCCGCGGCCCGCCGCCAGCTCTGGCCGGTCTACGGGCACATCGCCCTCGGGGCGACTGCCCCGATGGACGAATTCTTCGACAGGTACGAGGACTGGCTCGCCGATCAGAAAACAACCCACTCGCCCGACCGGTTGCGGCACTGGCTCCTCGACGTCTACTCGCCCGGCCCGGCCCGGTCCGAACTGATCTGGCTGGAGAAGCCGCCCGACCCGGTGCCGGTCGGCCGCCCGTTCGCGGCCCGCATCCGGGCGGTCAACCGGTCGACCGAGACGTGGGAGTTCAAGCCGGGCAACCAGGCCGGCATCCACCTGCAGTACGGCGTCGGTAACGAGCAGTTTCAGATGATCTACCGCGGCGAGGCCGGCCTGTTCCGCGCGACGGTCGCCCCGGGCGAGTCGATCGACCTGGTCCTCGCCGTCCCGTCGTTGAAAACGCCGGGACGGTACGCCCTGGCGGCCGAGATGATCGACGGCACGGGCGCGTCCGTGCCCGTGCGACAAAACTCGTTCGTGAAGTTCGGCGACGAGTCGGTGATGACGCAAGTGAACGTGAAGTAA
- a CDS encoding glycosyltransferase family 2 protein, protein MALVSVVVPVKDERANVRPLVARLSAALADGPPWEVVFVDDGSTDGTARELADLAADDDHVKFVRLRRNFGQSAAMQAGFDHASGDVIVTMDGDLQNDPADVPGMLAKLDEGYDVILGERACRQDKLFLRKLPSWAANWLIRKVTRVPFRDFGCTLRAMRREVVDGLTLYGEMHRFITAFAVQQGARVAQVPVNHHPRTAGTSKYNLTRTVRVMLDLMTVKFLDSYQTRPMHLFGGLGLMLLAVGTMALAAALVMKFTTGPGMTANPLFLVGAMLELMGVQFLSLGLMGEVMTRIYFESQGKPAYLVRETRGFAGRGRRVYQYRIPAGRQTG, encoded by the coding sequence ATGGCCCTCGTTTCCGTTGTGGTCCCGGTCAAAGACGAGCGGGCGAACGTCCGCCCGCTCGTCGCCCGGCTGTCCGCCGCCCTGGCGGACGGGCCGCCGTGGGAAGTCGTGTTCGTGGACGACGGGAGTACGGACGGCACCGCCCGGGAACTCGCCGACCTCGCGGCCGACGACGACCACGTGAAATTCGTCCGCCTCCGCCGCAACTTCGGCCAGTCGGCCGCCATGCAGGCCGGGTTCGACCACGCCAGCGGTGACGTCATCGTGACGATGGACGGCGACCTCCAGAACGACCCGGCCGACGTCCCCGGGATGCTCGCCAAGCTGGACGAAGGCTACGACGTGATCCTCGGCGAACGGGCCTGCCGTCAGGACAAGCTGTTCCTCCGCAAGCTGCCGAGTTGGGCCGCGAACTGGCTCATTCGCAAGGTCACGCGCGTCCCTTTCCGCGATTTCGGCTGCACCCTCCGGGCGATGCGGCGGGAAGTAGTCGACGGGCTGACGCTGTACGGCGAGATGCACCGGTTCATCACGGCGTTCGCGGTCCAGCAGGGCGCCCGGGTCGCGCAAGTCCCGGTCAACCACCACCCGCGGACCGCCGGTACGTCCAAATACAACCTGACGCGGACCGTTCGAGTGATGCTCGACCTGATGACGGTCAAGTTTTTGGACAGCTACCAGACGCGGCCGATGCACCTGTTCGGCGGCCTCGGGCTGATGCTGCTCGCGGTCGGGACTATGGCCCTGGCGGCCGCCCTGGTGATGAAGTTCACGACCGGCCCCGGGATGACCGCGAACCCACTGTTCCTGGTCGGCGCGATGCTCGAACTGATGGGCGTGCAGTTCCTCTCGCTCGGGCTGATGGGCGAGGTGATGACGCGGATTTACTTCGAGAGCCAGGGCAAGCCGGCGTACCTGGTGCGCGAGACGCGGGGTTTCGCCGGCCGCGGCCGGCGCGTCTACCAGTACCGCATCCCGGCCGGCCGGCAGACGGGGTGA
- a CDS encoding tautomerase family protein: MAQVKIYGLAAELNPVKARLSDAIHACVVEAFRFPPDKRAHRFFPLAADDFYYPPDRTTRYTIIEIGVMEGRTVETKKHLIRLLFERLTRDLGFAVNDIEVTITESPKCNWGFRGQPGDEIALNYRVEV, encoded by the coding sequence ATGGCCCAGGTCAAGATTTACGGCCTCGCCGCCGAACTCAATCCGGTCAAAGCGAGGCTGTCCGACGCCATCCACGCGTGCGTGGTCGAGGCGTTCCGGTTTCCACCGGACAAGCGCGCGCACCGATTCTTCCCGCTGGCGGCAGACGATTTCTATTACCCGCCCGACCGGACGACCCGGTACACGATTATCGAGATCGGCGTGATGGAGGGGCGGACCGTCGAGACGAAAAAGCACCTCATCCGCCTGCTCTTTGAACGCCTCACCCGCGACCTCGGGTTCGCTGTTAACGACATCGAGGTCACGATCACCGAATCGCCGAAGTGCAACTGGGGATTTCGGGGGCAACCCGGCGACGAGATCGCGCTCAATTACAGGGTCGAGGTCTGA
- a CDS encoding VOC family protein produces the protein MKAFRFTHIDHCSVLITDVEKARQFYGGTLGLTEIAPPREFDFVAVWYDLGGTYLHLLLKPHPDTISPRHFCLHVTDARAAREHYRALGVPIDETVKIAAADRFFVRDPDGNRIEVLQWDRPYAPATDGRFSA, from the coding sequence ATGAAAGCATTTCGCTTCACCCACATCGACCATTGCTCCGTTTTGATCACTGACGTGGAAAAAGCCCGGCAATTCTACGGCGGTACCCTCGGCCTGACCGAGATCGCCCCGCCGAGGGAGTTCGATTTCGTGGCCGTCTGGTACGACCTCGGCGGCACGTACCTGCACCTGCTGCTCAAGCCCCACCCGGACACGATCAGCCCCCGCCATTTCTGCCTGCACGTGACCGACGCCCGGGCCGCCCGCGAGCACTACCGCGCCCTCGGCGTCCCGATCGACGAGACGGTCAAGATCGCGGCCGCCGACCGCTTCTTCGTCCGCGACCCGGACGGCAACCGCATCGAAGTCCTCCAGTGGGACCGGCCGTACGCACCGGCGACAGACGGCCGGTTTTCGGCGTGA
- a CDS encoding YcjX family protein, with protein MSLFRVKTTECRVGVVGLYNAGKTVLLTSLVNHLDNHDGDRFRLGHGKEIQTIRKFEILPPDDGWAAFNYAGFRDALVHNGKWPEKTRDRSQLVCKFERSDWTFSDALLKLYDLPGERLADAAMLGREFGPWSDHILTLIDNDTPYRACCAPFLEAAGAGAVAEADLIRAYKLAQANLILAYKPLVTPSTFLLDTKGSPARGQTATEVVVGRVSGLNADAEFTPLPARLREAQPELAALFARRFEAYRDQIVVPFLHALRSCHALIVLVDVTTLLAAGVGMYDDNRQILRDLFHVLDPGENFAETVGRHLAKVFLPHTLRPGWINRVAFVAPKLDLVHPIDRDRVFGLLKRMVGKLAENRDGLKAEFFNCAAVVSTKPLPGGDADRALVGIPYRSAEGRKIPPGAEQRFTSSPIPDDWPLNWRAGQYVFPEVYPFVPARKDCPPDQINLDRVLDFVMD; from the coding sequence ATGAGCCTGTTCCGCGTCAAAACGACCGAGTGCCGGGTCGGCGTCGTCGGCTTGTACAACGCCGGCAAGACCGTCCTCCTCACGTCCCTCGTCAACCACCTCGACAACCACGACGGGGACCGCTTCCGGCTCGGTCACGGCAAAGAAATCCAGACGATCCGCAAGTTCGAAATCCTTCCCCCGGACGACGGGTGGGCGGCGTTCAACTACGCCGGCTTCCGGGACGCCCTCGTTCACAACGGGAAGTGGCCCGAGAAGACACGAGACAGATCCCAGCTGGTCTGCAAATTCGAGCGGTCCGATTGGACGTTCAGTGACGCCCTGCTCAAGCTTTACGATCTGCCCGGCGAGCGGTTGGCGGACGCGGCCATGCTCGGCCGGGAGTTCGGTCCGTGGTCCGACCACATCCTCACGCTGATCGACAACGACACCCCGTATCGCGCGTGCTGCGCCCCGTTCCTGGAAGCGGCCGGGGCCGGGGCAGTGGCGGAAGCGGACCTCATCCGGGCGTACAAACTGGCCCAGGCGAACCTGATTCTCGCGTACAAGCCGCTCGTCACGCCGTCGACGTTCCTGCTCGATACGAAGGGCTCGCCGGCCCGCGGGCAGACGGCGACGGAGGTGGTCGTCGGCCGCGTGTCCGGGCTGAACGCGGACGCCGAGTTTACCCCGCTCCCGGCCCGCCTGCGGGAAGCGCAGCCGGAGCTGGCCGCCCTGTTCGCCCGGCGGTTCGAGGCGTACCGCGACCAGATCGTGGTCCCGTTCCTGCACGCCCTGCGGTCGTGTCACGCGCTGATCGTGTTAGTGGACGTGACGACGCTACTCGCGGCCGGGGTAGGCATGTACGACGACAACCGGCAGATCCTCCGCGACCTGTTCCACGTCCTGGACCCGGGCGAGAATTTCGCGGAGACGGTCGGGCGGCACCTGGCGAAAGTGTTCCTGCCACACACGCTGCGGCCCGGGTGGATCAACCGCGTGGCGTTCGTCGCCCCAAAACTCGACCTCGTTCACCCTATTGACCGGGATCGCGTATTCGGGCTGTTGAAGAGGATGGTGGGAAAGCTGGCGGAGAACCGGGACGGGTTGAAGGCGGAGTTCTTTAACTGCGCGGCCGTGGTCTCCACGAAGCCGTTGCCGGGGGGCGACGCCGACCGCGCCCTCGTCGGCATCCCGTACCGCAGCGCCGAGGGCCGCAAGATCCCGCCCGGGGCCGAGCAACGGTTCACGTCCTCGCCCATCCCGGACGACTGGCCACTAAACTGGCGAGCCGGGCAGTACGTCTTCCCCGAGGTCTACCCGTTCGTACCCGCCCGCAAGGATTGCCCGCCGGACCAGATCAACCTCGATCGGGTACTGGACTTCGTGATGGATTAA
- a CDS encoding 3-keto-disaccharide hydrolase, protein MHSARLPLAGLIALAVAAYAPAADPDGFVPMFNGKDLSGWVNVNCAPGTFYVQDNEIITNGKPTGFLRTDRQYENFVLEMDWMHVNKTEVGNSGLFVWGDPIPAVGTGYTRGIEVQVLVNLEYKNKKGEITATSHGDLFSIWGATCKPDRPHPGGSQRCLPSENRCKGGGEWNHYKVIAIGGVIKLHVNGKEVSGVSECSPRKGYLALESEGAECHFKNIKIKELPGSDPKPEQVANVDEGFKSLYTGLDLSGWKADPGHTGHWRPSDWMLAYDGKSTASDPCLWTEKEYGDIELIVDWRFPGKPKKTPRQVIDPKTGDDVMEDGKPKMVEVDDAGDSGIYLRGSSSKAQVNMWCWPIGSGEVYGYRTDKSQPPAVRAGVTPKMKADKPLGQWNRFRIKMQKDELSVVLNGKQVIDKARLPGVAPKGPIALQSHGDAVEFANIFVRELK, encoded by the coding sequence ATGCATTCGGCCCGTCTTCCCCTCGCCGGCCTGATCGCCCTCGCGGTCGCGGCTTACGCCCCGGCCGCCGACCCCGACGGGTTCGTGCCGATGTTCAACGGCAAGGATCTGTCCGGCTGGGTCAACGTGAACTGTGCGCCGGGCACGTTCTACGTACAAGACAACGAGATCATCACCAACGGCAAGCCGACCGGCTTCCTACGGACCGACCGGCAGTACGAAAACTTCGTCCTCGAAATGGACTGGATGCACGTCAACAAGACGGAGGTGGGCAACTCCGGCCTGTTCGTCTGGGGCGACCCGATCCCGGCCGTCGGGACCGGGTACACCCGCGGGATCGAGGTCCAGGTGCTGGTGAACCTGGAATACAAGAACAAGAAGGGCGAAATCACCGCCACCAGCCACGGCGACCTATTCAGCATCTGGGGGGCGACCTGCAAACCCGACCGCCCACACCCCGGCGGAAGCCAGCGGTGCCTGCCGTCGGAAAACCGCTGCAAGGGGGGCGGCGAGTGGAACCACTACAAGGTCATCGCGATCGGCGGCGTCATCAAGCTGCACGTCAACGGCAAGGAGGTGTCCGGCGTGAGCGAGTGTAGCCCGCGGAAGGGTTACCTCGCGCTCGAATCGGAGGGCGCCGAGTGCCACTTCAAGAACATCAAAATCAAGGAACTGCCGGGCAGCGACCCGAAGCCGGAACAGGTGGCCAACGTGGACGAGGGGTTCAAGAGCCTCTACACCGGGCTCGACCTTTCGGGCTGGAAGGCCGACCCCGGCCACACCGGGCACTGGCGGCCGAGCGACTGGATGCTGGCTTACGACGGCAAGAGCACGGCCAGCGACCCGTGCCTCTGGACCGAAAAGGAGTACGGCGACATCGAGTTGATCGTTGACTGGCGGTTCCCGGGCAAACCGAAGAAGACCCCGCGGCAAGTCATCGATCCCAAGACGGGCGACGACGTGATGGAAGACGGGAAGCCGAAGATGGTCGAAGTCGACGACGCCGGCGACAGCGGCATCTACCTGCGCGGCAGCAGCAGCAAGGCCCAGGTCAACATGTGGTGCTGGCCGATCGGCTCGGGTGAGGTGTACGGCTACCGGACCGACAAGAGTCAACCGCCGGCCGTCCGCGCGGGCGTCACGCCGAAGATGAAGGCGGACAAGCCGCTCGGCCAGTGGAACCGGTTCCGCATCAAAATGCAGAAGGATGAACTCAGCGTCGTCCTGAACGGCAAGCAAGTCATCGACAAAGCCCGGCTCCCCGGCGTGGCCCCGAAGGGTCCGATCGCACTGCAAAGCCACGGCGACGCCGTCGAGTTCGCGAACATCTTCGTGCGCGAGTTGAAGTAG
- a CDS encoding DUF1559 domain-containing protein, whose protein sequence is MRRHAFSLLELLVVIAIIAVLLGLLLPAVQKVRAASARTACQNNLKQIALAANNYHSQHAAFPAGSYAPAQVSAIVHLLPQLEQNNIYEMFDLKHLVMTSSQNQQARVQEVVTFLCPADPSPARQPHPDDGRPEFLGRCNYFANLGSNAWWQNKNPATAGMFRFAKKPAPVKVSDVTDGTSHTALFSEVRRSKLIPNDEENVWAVSYSIWDEQKEAHDLAPFPECDASADSYQYRGLQYFRGVVWTSMYTHTVPVNYAGRDCMRSKGVDRAHIGARSYHPGGVNVAYVDGSVRFATNATAMDVWRAIGTRAGQDLASE, encoded by the coding sequence ATGCGGCGCCACGCGTTCTCGCTCCTCGAATTACTCGTCGTGATCGCGATTATTGCGGTCTTGCTGGGTTTACTTTTGCCGGCGGTCCAAAAAGTCCGAGCGGCGTCCGCCCGGACGGCCTGCCAGAACAACCTGAAGCAGATCGCGCTGGCGGCTAACAACTATCACTCGCAGCACGCCGCGTTCCCCGCCGGCTCGTACGCCCCGGCCCAGGTGAGCGCGATTGTCCACCTACTCCCGCAACTAGAACAAAATAATATCTATGAAATGTTTGATCTTAAGCATTTGGTTATGACATCCAGTCAGAACCAACAAGCCAGAGTGCAGGAGGTCGTGACCTTCCTCTGCCCGGCCGATCCGTCCCCCGCCCGGCAACCGCATCCCGACGACGGACGCCCCGAGTTCCTCGGGCGATGCAACTACTTCGCGAACCTGGGAAGCAACGCGTGGTGGCAGAATAAAAATCCCGCGACGGCCGGCATGTTCCGTTTCGCCAAGAAGCCGGCCCCGGTGAAGGTCAGCGACGTGACCGACGGCACGAGTCACACCGCCCTTTTCTCCGAAGTTCGACGGAGCAAGTTGATACCCAACGATGAGGAGAACGTGTGGGCCGTGTCGTACTCCATCTGGGACGAGCAGAAGGAAGCGCACGACCTGGCTCCGTTCCCGGAGTGCGATGCGTCAGCCGATTCCTACCAATACCGTGGCTTACAGTATTTCCGGGGGGTCGTCTGGACGTCGATGTACACGCACACCGTACCGGTTAACTATGCCGGTCGTGACTGCATGCGATCCAAGGGGGTGGACCGGGCCCACATCGGCGCCCGGAGCTATCACCCCGGCGGGGTGAACGTGGCGTACGTGGACGGGTCCGTTCGCTTTGCCACGAACGCGACGGCCATGGACGTCTGGCGGGCCATCGGGACGCGAGCCGGACAGGATCTTGCATCCGAGTAA
- a CDS encoding prolyl oligopeptidase family serine peptidase, whose translation MATGANTIDPQEDSAAEAVAERLGEFVPPRNLPYEPSLGAVVEWITKGIEAGFTRAFVVNVETCVGAQCASAVLAELEQRGATAGDRAFVAAALVDTGAQSPLQRGPLSPVLADVLHATVDAVLQQIVAASREGSETHARCARLEHAVVVLFDHHEKLNWLFAGAKHKVRDALAKAGCDPRVALTQDLDLAQGGKLFLPGYEVIVTRRRKRLHAQTRRLGGDAPREPHAAVALDAKMPDPKTESARRPRRWPAWAFLGRLTRAVGVPIRWLRSVELSPHTLGLLPVAIFRYIRAHRTVAAIGVCMAAALACLTLVATDVYGNLSGETVAPKRPPGFYVGQYNKAGPWGTDLRPYGLYIPPHFRGQRGPFPLIVYLHGWGERNPNSLFSAGLPLSIATRFGEGTKNGRFEFVALFLNDPSGYWDPDTQEGKDAIEVLDYVITRHRIDPQRVYLTGASSGGAGVWRYAEAYPDRWAALAPLGAVYTPSPGRVKQTPAWIFHGEKDTTAPIKIQRGLIKKLREVGCDVRFTEFAGKDHTVSSETYDNRELFTWFAEKKR comes from the coding sequence ATGGCGACAGGTGCGAACACAATCGACCCGCAGGAGGACTCGGCCGCCGAAGCAGTGGCGGAACGACTGGGCGAATTCGTGCCTCCCCGGAATCTGCCGTATGAACCGAGCCTGGGGGCCGTGGTTGAGTGGATCACAAAGGGGATCGAGGCCGGATTCACGCGGGCGTTCGTGGTGAACGTCGAGACCTGTGTGGGGGCGCAATGCGCTTCCGCCGTTCTCGCCGAACTGGAACAACGAGGGGCAACCGCAGGCGACCGCGCGTTCGTAGCGGCCGCTCTTGTCGACACGGGGGCGCAAAGCCCGCTTCAGCGCGGACCTCTGTCTCCGGTGTTGGCAGACGTTTTGCACGCGACGGTGGACGCGGTTCTCCAGCAGATTGTGGCGGCTTCGCGAGAGGGGAGCGAAACCCACGCCCGGTGCGCCCGTTTGGAACATGCGGTGGTGGTCCTGTTCGACCATCACGAGAAACTGAACTGGCTCTTTGCGGGGGCCAAGCACAAGGTCCGGGACGCGCTGGCCAAGGCCGGGTGCGACCCACGGGTGGCGCTCACGCAGGATCTGGACCTGGCTCAGGGCGGGAAACTCTTCCTACCCGGGTACGAGGTGATTGTTACCCGTCGGCGGAAACGACTTCATGCCCAAACCCGGCGCCTGGGAGGAGACGCACCACGGGAACCGCATGCGGCCGTTGCGCTGGATGCGAAGATGCCCGATCCGAAAACAGAATCGGCACGACGCCCGCGGCGGTGGCCCGCGTGGGCATTCCTGGGTCGGCTGACGCGAGCGGTCGGGGTGCCGATCCGATGGCTCCGAAGTGTGGAGCTAAGTCCCCACACTCTCGGCCTGCTGCCGGTCGCGATCTTTCGATACATTCGTGCCCACCGAACGGTGGCGGCTATCGGCGTATGTATGGCGGCAGCACTGGCTTGCCTGACACTTGTAGCGACCGACGTCTACGGAAACCTCTCCGGGGAGACTGTGGCCCCCAAGCGGCCGCCGGGGTTCTACGTCGGGCAGTACAACAAAGCTGGTCCCTGGGGGACGGATTTGCGGCCGTACGGCCTGTACATCCCGCCGCATTTTCGCGGGCAGCGGGGGCCGTTTCCGCTGATCGTGTACCTACACGGGTGGGGAGAACGAAACCCCAACTCGCTATTCTCGGCCGGCCTGCCGCTCTCGATCGCTACCCGGTTCGGGGAAGGGACCAAGAACGGTCGCTTCGAGTTCGTTGCGTTGTTCCTGAATGACCCGAGCGGGTATTGGGATCCTGATACCCAGGAGGGAAAGGACGCGATTGAAGTTTTGGATTACGTAATAACTCGACACCGTATTGATCCCCAGAGAGTCTACCTCACGGGGGCTTCTTCGGGCGGGGCCGGGGTGTGGCGGTACGCTGAAGCGTACCCGGACCGGTGGGCGGCCCTAGCGCCACTAGGGGCGGTCTACACGCCATCGCCCGGACGGGTCAAACAGACGCCGGCATGGATATTTCATGGCGAAAAAGACACGACGGCGCCGATCAAAATCCAGCGCGGCTTGATCAAAAAATTGAGGGAGGTCGGGTGCGACGTGCGGTTCACGGAGTTCGCTGGTAAGGACCACACAGTGTCGTCGGAAACTTATGACAACCGAGAGTTGTTTACTTGGTTTGCCGAAAAAAAACGATAA
- a CDS encoding DUF1573 domain-containing protein yields MPRWVLLLAVAGFSVAGMVCAFLAQRVEPVRGLIAVEPVHDFGEVSQGDKVTCEFELINSFEHPLAIRDVIKQCGCTKADCSRQTLAPSERMSVQAEWAVGDRRGHSSQEITVLAVLPDGQLETVNLLMSATIVPDIAYEPGELRFTSDSTPRIVTFSPKRLKDCAIKQVYCTHRAFEARLLADGSHVEVAYRPEALLEDVSAIYLMVVTTSQHAPLCSIPLIAERRSAANGK; encoded by the coding sequence ATGCCTCGCTGGGTCTTGCTACTAGCCGTTGCGGGGTTTAGCGTGGCGGGGATGGTCTGTGCCTTCTTGGCTCAACGCGTGGAACCGGTCCGAGGATTGATTGCCGTCGAACCGGTTCATGATTTCGGGGAGGTATCTCAAGGGGATAAGGTGACTTGCGAGTTCGAGCTTATCAACAGCTTTGAACATCCGCTTGCGATCCGAGATGTGATTAAACAATGTGGCTGCACAAAGGCCGACTGCTCGCGACAAACGCTTGCTCCATCCGAGCGGATGAGTGTTCAGGCGGAATGGGCAGTAGGTGATCGCCGTGGCCATTCGAGTCAAGAAATAACGGTGCTAGCCGTTCTCCCGGATGGGCAATTGGAGACAGTGAACTTACTGATGTCGGCTACCATTGTGCCCGACATTGCGTATGAGCCCGGTGAACTGAGGTTTACCTCGGACTCGACTCCTCGAATAGTAACTTTTTCGCCGAAGAGGTTGAAAGACTGCGCCATAAAACAGGTATATTGCACGCATCGGGCATTCGAAGCCCGACTCCTTGCGGATGGATCCCATGTTGAAGTGGCGTATCGTCCTGAAGCGTTGCTAGAGGACGTATCGGCAATATATCTGATGGTAGTAACGACCAGTCAACATGCCCCGCTTTGTAGTATTCCTCTGATAGCCGAGCGGCGCAGCGCGGCCAATGGAAAATGA
- a CDS encoding ArnT family glycosyltransferase, which produces MYSAVLGRLRRIASERSYCGGRAVFAIVHTALLGWLIVTQFPTRNEVAHVPTGLSYLATGSFHVYRVNPPLSRLIQAVPVWLAGADTHRLEAIPDEPGGRPEWDVAHVFANDNVARYGTLMALARVPGIVWSLLGMWLVGKWAAELYGRRAALLASLLWCLGPNVLAHASLATPDLPCAVASLAASYSFHRYLRCPTTPAAYLSGALLGVAQLTKFTALTDYVAWAVLAAAACVAPSMAAYRSLPPARRLGHVVLTGVVSILIINLGYGCEGTLIRLGEFDFVSRPLSIPGDTGTRRNVFAGTWAEGVPVPLPANYVRGLDLQQADFEGTRRSYLRGEWRDHGWWYFYLYAALVKIPLGTLALAAIGFVLSFTPRFRRFDELIVWLPVAVLWAVASAKTGYTMHFRYVLPALPFALVGLSKAAEVRPRWGRVLVWVLASCSVVSSLCVFPHSLAYFNEAAGGPSNGAAHLVDSNLDWGQDLYRFKDWYDSHPDARPVFLAYNNFVDYRAAGLPQLKATPGDPVHLTPGYYVLDVHSLHADNRAYFLQVAPVGRVGFTMRIYHLSAADIELILADQH; this is translated from the coding sequence ATGTATTCTGCTGTCTTGGGGAGATTAAGACGAATCGCGTCGGAACGGTCCTACTGCGGGGGGCGAGCCGTTTTCGCGATCGTTCACACCGCGCTCCTCGGCTGGCTGATTGTCACCCAGTTCCCGACCCGAAATGAAGTCGCTCACGTCCCCACGGGGTTGTCATACCTTGCGACCGGTTCCTTCCACGTTTACCGCGTCAACCCCCCGTTGTCCCGCCTCATCCAGGCGGTGCCGGTGTGGCTGGCGGGCGCGGATACTCACCGGCTGGAAGCCATCCCCGACGAACCGGGCGGCCGTCCGGAATGGGACGTCGCCCATGTCTTCGCAAATGACAATGTCGCCCGATACGGCACCCTGATGGCGCTGGCTCGCGTTCCGGGGATTGTCTGGTCGCTCCTCGGAATGTGGCTCGTGGGCAAGTGGGCCGCCGAGTTGTACGGTCGCCGGGCCGCCCTGCTCGCGAGCCTGCTCTGGTGCTTGGGCCCGAACGTGCTGGCGCACGCTTCGCTGGCCACCCCCGACCTGCCCTGCGCCGTCGCGTCTCTGGCCGCGTCCTACTCGTTCCACCGATACCTTCGCTGTCCCACGACGCCGGCCGCCTACCTCTCCGGGGCCTTGCTCGGGGTCGCCCAGCTGACCAAGTTCACGGCCCTCACCGATTACGTCGCCTGGGCGGTTCTGGCGGCCGCGGCGTGTGTGGCCCCGAGCATGGCCGCCTACCGGTCGCTCCCGCCGGCACGACGGCTCGGCCACGTGGTCCTCACCGGAGTCGTGAGCATACTCATCATCAACCTGGGCTACGGGTGCGAGGGGACGTTGATCCGGCTCGGCGAGTTCGACTTCGTCAGCCGCCCGCTATCGATTCCGGGCGACACGGGAACGCGCCGAAACGTGTTCGCAGGGACATGGGCGGAGGGAGTACCGGTGCCCCTTCCGGCGAACTACGTCCGCGGACTGGACCTCCAGCAGGCCGATTTCGAGGGAACTCGCCGGTCGTACCTCCGGGGCGAGTGGCGGGACCACGGGTGGTGGTACTTCTACCTGTACGCTGCGCTCGTCAAGATCCCGCTCGGAACCCTGGCTCTCGCGGCGATCGGGTTCGTCTTATCTTTCACTCCCCGCTTCCGGCGGTTCGACGAACTGATTGTGTGGCTGCCGGTGGCTGTACTGTGGGCCGTCGCCTCCGCAAAGACCGGTTACACCATGCACTTTCGCTACGTCCTGCCGGCGCTGCCGTTTGCCCTGGTGGGTCTGTCGAAGGCCGCCGAAGTGCGGCCGAGGTGGGGCCGAGTCCTGGTGTGGGTACTGGCGAGTTGTTCGGTCGTCAGCAGTCTGTGCGTGTTCCCGCACTCACTGGCGTACTTCAACGAGGCCGCCGGCGGCCCATCGAACGGCGCCGCCCACCTTGTCGACAGCAACCTCGATTGGGGGCAAGATCTTTATCGCTTCAAGGATTGGTACGACAGTCATCCAGATGCGCGACCTGTGTTCCTGGCCTACAACAATTTCGTGGACTACCGCGCGGCCGGTTTACCGCAGTTGAAAGCCACACCTGGCGACCCCGTACACCTGACCCCGGGGTACTATGTTCTCGACGTTCACTCCCTTCACGCCGACAATAGGGCGTACTTTTTACAAGTCGCACCAGTGGGCCGAGTGGGGTTCACGATGCGCATCTATCACCTTTCTGCGGCAGATATTGAGTTGATTCTAGCCGATCAACATTGA